Proteins from a genomic interval of Quercus lobata isolate SW786 chromosome 11, ValleyOak3.0 Primary Assembly, whole genome shotgun sequence:
- the LOC115966858 gene encoding uncharacterized protein LOC115966858 — translation MLASRKITGIDSCGLCGLRETSGHALWGCKFASEVWKNGGLPARFRDQLQYSNEFIDVVWRLKEDKCIQDWEWFAITAWKIWNNRNSFKHEGLCKQPKQIAVEARNYTEECRQSDPAPNGIQVRTKTCWQPPRAGLYKVNVDGAIFKDASCCGVGVVIRNEKGQVMGALSKRIQLPLGPLEIETKAMEEGIQLAKDLSLKEIIIEGDAKQVVMAISDSSLAPSSIKKVIEGMRFCLLHFKYWKASHVGRNGNMVAHHLAKQALFEDDCTVWVEDTPHCVSNQVLMDVISMDNCPNQ, via the coding sequence ATGCTTGCTTCTCGGAAAATCACCGGGATTGATAGTTGTGGGTTATGTGGTCTTCGTGAAACCTCGGGTCATGCCCTTTGGGGATGCAAGTTTGCTTCTGAGGTATGGAAAAATGGGGGTCTGCCAGCAAGATTTAGAGACCAGCTTCAGTACTCAAATGAATTCATTGATGTAGTGTGGAGGTTGAAGGAGGATAAGTGTATCCAAGACTGGGAGTGGTTTGCAATCACGGCATGGAAAATATGGAATAACAGAAACTCTTTCAAGCATGAAGGCCTATGTAAACAGCCAAAGCAAATTGCAGTGGAAGCCCGAAATTACACTGAGGAATGCAGACAGAGTGATCCTGCCCCTAATGGAATTCAGGTTCGAACCAAAACTTGCTGGCAACCGCCAAGGGCTGGTTTGTATAAAGTCAATGTGGATGGAGCCATATTCAAGGATGCTAGTTGCTGCGGTGTGGGAGTTGTAATCAGGAATGAAAAAGGCCAAGTCATGGGAGCATTAAGTAAAAGAATCCAACTGCCCTTGGGGCCTTTAGAGATTGAAACAAAGGCTATGGAGGAAGGCATTCAGTTGGCAAAAGATCTTAGTCTTAAGGAGATCATCATCGAGGGAGATGCAAAGCAGGTGGTGATGGCCATCTCCGATTCTTCTTTGGCCCCAAGCTCGATCAAGAAGGTGATTGAAGGAATGCGTTTCTGTTTGCTGCATTTTAAGTACTGGAAGGCTTCCCATGTTGGCAGAAATGGAAACATGGTTGCGCACCACTTAGCCAAGCAGGCCCTGTTTGAGGATGACTGTACTGTTTGGGTGGAAGATACCCCCCATTGTGTATCAAATCAAGTTCTTATGGATGTAATCTCTATGGACAATTGTCCAAATCAATGA